A genomic region of Arachis hypogaea cultivar Tifrunner chromosome 5, arahy.Tifrunner.gnm2.J5K5, whole genome shotgun sequence contains the following coding sequences:
- the LOC112799940 gene encoding uncharacterized protein isoform X1: MTMDICQCVTNTAQRQRSRCFDSLLSHSEKKMSVPRTSCTKLTLITVGAVILQFFGLSVFLFAFFPVKPTLSGHSGLESLRPPSCNAGGASNRSEASLPPDQLRSLYQEVSEILPPYDRLILMVIDALPAEFVLGKNGKPPRKAFMEAMPYTQSLLANGMAVGYHAVAVAPTVTMPRLKAIVSGAIGGFLDVAFNFNTQAYLDDNLLAQFFKIGWKMVMHGDDTWLKLFPSFFARHDGVGSFFVKDTVQVDQNVSRHLGEELSRDDWNILILHYLGLDHVGHIGGRNSVLMVPKLSEMDEVVKMIHTKTSQTLGKEQGQTLLVVVSDHGMTETGNHGGSTYEETDSLALFIGLKYHASYHAFSNHDTVSQVDIAPTLALLFGVPIPKNNIGILISQMMDSLTDEQKLRALQLNSWQLFRLLQAQLPGLSCRNFPCDGFVSDGGPSVGECKGSDEKLFCCLYLNAATLHDGWKAKVANRSSHGEGYSGITAAYNEFLSRAHEWLSRKATDKPVSLLVLGLSALITSSLILLRHVFIIHKEVPAGGIQDAGNNMKQWNLDEVFILFSIIIVAMSMESSSMVEEEHYIWHFLTATVILLFLRKSIASSKLNKPHDHLNSVKGRNISGCYQMSSLLLILFCGRILRGWHQGGVNWTYLPDISKWLEQAGNHYITMIRLASCVMIIILAALVLYFMQSKMKVVMVTGLSLLVSGFLILQHFLKHPELSAIDNKDTTLSIQIFDAIHGTISVIVALILPWTIPIKTPEMSSRWNSYVRDAAPVETQSMATNLVLKDCLYVVGCMYVTSWCLLQLLLQHPMNAMPVFLLYVQVVASMQTFSSWLHHNQWVEITLLYSMGMAGHFALGNSNTLATIDVAGAFIGISSHSTFLSGVQMFMITYASPMLFLLSMVMYISIKMSINLPVTKEGNSGEILKNLLVFPCLVPLSINSVLLTSYTIVLLMMRNHLFIWSVFSPKYLYVCAATACVYIGVFIVAATVSHTYVVLFHLRKSFRITSKENGTRD, encoded by the exons ATGACAATGGATATATGTCAGTGTGTCACAAATACAGCACAG AGGCAGAGAAGCAGATGCTTTGATTCATTGCTTTCGCACTCGGAAAAGAAAATGTCGGTGCCTCGAACATCGTGCACTAAGCTCACACTCATAACGGTAGGAGCAGTCATCTTGCAGTTCTTTGGCCTCTCCGTTTTCCTCTTCGCCTTCTTCCCCGTCAAACCCACCCTCTCCGGCCACAG TGGTTTGGAGAGTCTCCGACCTCCATCCTGCAACGCTGGTGGCGCTTCAAATCGGAGCGAGGCTTCTCTGCCTCCTGATCAGCTCAGGTCGTTGTATCAG GAAGTATCTGAGATCCTTCCTCCATATGATCGACTCATCTTAATG GTAATTGATGCTCTTCCGGCAGAATTTGTGCTTGGCAAGAATGGGAAGCCTCCAAGAAAGGCTTTTATGGAAGCCATGCCATATACCCAGTCATTGTTGGCAAATGGTATGGCCGTTGGATATCATGCAGTAGCTGTGGCTCCAACCGTTACCATGCCTCGTTTGAAG GCAATTGTTTCTGGAGCAATTGGTGGTTTCCTGGATGTGGCATTCAACTTTAATACCCAGGCTTATTTAGATGACAATCTTCTTG CACAGTTCTTTaagattgggtggaaaatggtcATGCACGGTGATGATACATGGCTAAAGTTGTTTCCTAGTTTTTTCGCAAGACATGATGGAGTTGGCAGTTTTTTT GTTAAAGATACTGTGCAAGTAGACCAAAATGTGTCTCGACATCTTGGTGAAGAGCTTAGCAGAGATGATTGGAACATTCTG ATTCTTCATTATCTAGGCTTGGATCATGTTGGACATATCGGTGGCCGCAACAG TGTGTTAATGGTTCCAAAACTTTCTGAAATGGATGAAGTGGTGAAGATGATTCATACGAAGACCTCTCAAACCCTAGGAAAAGAGCAGGGACAGACACTTCTG GTTGTTGTCAGTGACCATGGAATGACTGAGACTGGTAATCATGGTGGTTCCACATATGAGGAGACAGACTCACTAGCTCTATTTATCGGCCTGAAATACCATGCCTCTTACCATGCATTCTCCAATCATGACACAGTATCTCAG GTTGATATTGCACCTACACTTGCTTTACTTTTTGGTGTGCCAATACCTAAAAATAATATTGGCATTTTGATCTCCCAAATGATGGACTCTCTGACAG ATGAACAAAAGTTGAGGGCACTGCAGTTGAACTCATGGCAGCTATTCAGATTACTTCAAGCACAGTTGCCTGGTTTGTCTTGCAGAAATTTTCCATGTGATGGCTTTGTTTCCGATGGTGGACCCTCAGTTGGTGAATGCAAAGGTAGTGACGAGAAATTGTTTTGTTGCTTGTATTTAAACGCCGCCACTCTTCATGATGGTTGGAAGGCTAAAGTAGCCAACAG GTCTAGTCATGGAGAAGGCTACAGTGGCATTACTGCAGCATATAATGAGTTTTTGAGCAGAGCTCATGAGTGGCTATCACGCAAAGCAACTGAT AAACCAGTGAGTTTACTTGTTCTTGGACTTTCTGCTTTGATCACATCATCCTTAATACTGCTGAGACATGTATTCATCATCCACAAAGAAGTTCCTGCTGGGGGAATACAAGATGCTGGCAATAATATGAAGCAATGGAATTTGGATGAGGTTTTCATCTTGTTTAGCATCATCATCGTTGCAATGAGTATGGAATCGAGTTCCATGGTTGAGGAAGAGCATTATATTTGGCATTTTCTAACTGCTACCGTTATTTTGTTATTTCTTCGGAAATCAATAGCATCATCGAAACTTAATAAACCACATGATCATCTCAATTCAGTAAAGGGACGAAATATATCAGGATGCTACCAAATGAGTTCATTATTGCTTATTCTTTTTTGTGGAAGAATTTTGAGGGGCTGGCATCAAGGTGGTGTGAATTGGACTTACCTTCCTGACATTTCAAAGTGGCTTGAACAGGCTGGCAATCATTATATAACAATGATTCGTCTAGCATCATGTGTTATGATAATCATTTTAGCCGCACTTGTATTGTACTTCATGCAGTCCAAAATGAAAGTTGTAATGGTGACTGGTTTGAGCTTGTTGGTGTCGGGGTTTTTGATATTGCAACATTTCTTGAAACATCCAGAGCTCTCTGCAATAGACAACAAGGACACTACCTTATCGATACAAATATTTGATGCCATTCATGGAACCATATCTGTTATAGTTGCATTGATTTTGCCATGGACTATTCCCATTAAGACTCCTGAAATGTCCTCGAGATGGAACTCCTATGTACGTGATGCTGCTCCTGTTGAGACTCAGAGCATGGCAACAAATTTAGTGTTAAAAGATTGCTTGTACGTGGTGGGGTGCATGTACGTAACTTCCTGGTGTCTTCTGCAGTTGTTACTCCAACATCCCATGAATGCAATGCCGGTTTTCTTACTCTATGTTCAAGTTGTGGCCAGCATGCAAACTTTTTCTTCATGGCTACATCATAATCAGTGGGTTGAG ATTACATTGCTGTACAGCATGGGAATGGCAGGACATTTTGCTCTTGGGAACAGCAACACGCTAGCTACCATTGATGTTGCCGGAGCTTTTATT GGAATTTCAAGTCACTCAACCTTCCTTTCAGGTGTTCAAATGTTCATGATTACTTATGCATCCCCAATGCTGTTCCTTCTTAGTATGGTTATGTACATCTCCATCAAGATGTCAATAAATCTTCCAGTTACCAAGGAGGGAAATTCCGGAGAAATTCTCAAGAATCTTCTTGTATTTCCTTGTCTAGTTCCTCTGAGCATAAATTCTGTTCTCTTGACTTCATACACTATTGTCTTGCTGATGATGAGGAACCATTTATTTATATGGAGTGTCTTTTCTCCCAA GTACCTTTATGTTTGTGCTGCAACGGCCTGTGTGTATATTGGGGTCTTCATTGTAGCTGCAACAGTGAGTCATACATATGTGGTGCTTTTTCATCTGAGAAAGAGCTTCCGCATAACTAGCAAGGAAAATGGTACGCGCGATTAG
- the LOC112799937 gene encoding transcription factor bHLH131-like: protein MVPLTQRVRNHYYSGAQILRSSSITPYDYIFTKPRSKAADKKQAAVKHSQAEKRRRMRINTQYEALKNLFQNKTKTDKASLLATTIEIVKNLRKNSILQEASSSSKKEMNKVTNQKKMQEACSPRNDDVFPSWEDKWSLKHEEGLMKATLNCEDKPGLMSTIAKAMGSVEAKVVKAEMVNVGGRTRVVLWVKDSNDDRKGEEILKRTLSTLMQRPVPKKRRFTQ, encoded by the exons ATGGTACCGTTAACACAG CGAGTTCGAAATCACTATTACTCTGGAGCTCAAATTCTAAGGAGTTCTTCAATAACACCATATGATTACATCTTTACAAAGCCAAGATCAAAGGCAGCGGACAAAAAACAAGCAGCTGTAAAACACAGTCAAGCAGAAAAGAGACGCAGGATGAGAATCAACACTCAATATGAGGCCCTCAAAAACCTCTTCCAAAATAAAACCAAA ACGGACAAGGCATCATTATTGGCAACTACTATTGAAATAgttaaaaatttgagaaaaaatagtATTCTACAGGAAGCTTCTAGTAGCTCAAAGAAGGAAATGAATAAGGTTACTAACCAGAAGAAAATGCAAGAAGCTTGTAGCCCAAGAAATGATGATGTGTTTCCTAGTTGGGAAGACAAGTGGAGTCTAAAACATGAAGAGGGTCTAATGAAGGCTACATTGAATTGTGAGGATAAGCCAGGATTGATGTCAACAATAGCAAAGGCAATGGGGTCAGTGGAAGCCAAGGTTGTAAAGGCTGAGATGGTGAATGTTGGAGGAAGAACTAGGGTTGTGTTGTGGGTCAAAGATTCCAATGATGATCGTAAAGGTGAAGAGATTCTCAAGAGGACACTCAGTACTCTCATGCAAAGGCCAGTCCCTAAAAAGAGGCGTTTTACTCAATAA
- the LOC112799936 gene encoding ubiquitin carboxyl-terminal hydrolase 17-like, giving the protein MVVAGILGFQGVVYAVLLLGFVLIRQAWRNAEAKKEEIARLVEDAAIADMVAASIDYYSSSTTTTATSIPVPVSVPNSRWHQCVVCYAPTTMRCAQCKSVRYCSGKCQIIHWRHGHKDECCPPVATVQLNEEPVSHRAAVSDSESETHSGIHEMKGTHAGIASARHSYSGANPSVSARESFDGASRIRLAKPVGNSTTEDTCVSSSHTNESVSTPTLPVESKDSVNTEVKDSGSSKRSKTNSSNSAGENVSKSKPSKTRSDVYRDVVSNSSGHEHRRRVATIEKSVADTKCRNVSSLNSCSTDFVADHDLVEESHLSKHKEARKSSSSSADLLSSTTKGDLASHSKSSKSDNYHTLPAKSAIPNLPLNVRNGLKTSMQKVVQQFRGSKESRSDLVSVENEVAFPYELFSELYCYDKVKLFPFGLTNCGNSCYANAVLQCLAYTRPITSYLFQGFHTKKCQKKGWCFICEFEYLIQKAKEGNSPLSPIGILSKIHKIGSHFGHGREEDAHEFLRCAVDTMQAICLKEAGISSPLAEETTLIGYTFGGYLRSKIKCLRCLGKSERYERMMDLTVEIDGDIGTLEDALRQFTAPEILDKDNKYNCSRCKSYEKAKKKLTVLEAPNILTIVLKRFQSGNFEKLNKSVQFPEVLNMTPYMSGTKDKSPLYSLYAVVVHLDTMNTAFSGHYICYVKNIQGEWFRTNDSKVEPVELSRVLAERAYMLLYARHSPKPRGLVSSTTISPKFKRRNLEAIPSTSKTRSSTTAPSADSSSLQQKHGKHPSWSVLDDSLSNDFAYPEEWRFHYGMDSSSESSSLFSSSDASSCSTSSIKDSASSADFSDYIFGEVGSNWYNNQGLSSNSYDNLSTEFLVDSDANRRHRQDSELENKAVLYANKNRNHSGSRVFDLKRFVTINHRDKSSSTHVKRTSRDASAQTFYRV; this is encoded by the exons ATGGTGGTGGCGGGAATCCTAGGGTTTCAGGGAGTGGTGTATGCGGTATTGCTGTTAGGTTTTGTTTTGATTAGGCAGGCATGGAGGAATGCGGAGGCGAAGAAGGAGGAGATCGCGAGGTTGGTGGAGGATGCAGCAATTGCTGACATGGTCGCTGCTTCAATTGATTATTactcctcctccaccaccaccaccgccacgTCGATTCCGGTTCCGGTGTCGGTGCCCAACTCGAGGTGGCACCAGTGTGTGGTGTGTTACGCTCCCACTACCATGCGCTGTGCTCAGTGCAAGTCTGTTAGATACTG CTCGGGTAAGTGTCAAATTATTCACTGGAGGCACGGTCACAAGGATGAATGCTGTCCTCCGGTTGCCACCGTGCAGCTGAATGAGGAACCTGTTTCTCACAGGGCAGCAGTATCAGATTCAGAATCGGAAACACATTCCGGTATTCATG AAATGAAAGGAACACATGCTGGTATAGCATCTGCCCGTCACTCATATTCCGGTGCTAATCCTTCTGTTTCTGCAAGGGAGTCTTTTGATGGTGCTTCTCGCATCAGATTGGCAAAACCTGTTGGCAACAGTACCACCGAGGATAcatgtgtttcttcttctcatACCAATGAGAGTGTGTCAACCCCTACATTGCCGGTAGAGTCTAAAGATTCTGTAAATACAGAAGTTAAGGATTCTGGTTCAAGTAAAAGAAGCAAGACAAATTCTAGTAATAGTGCTGGTGAGAATGTCTCTAAGTCAAAGCCCTCCAAAACTAGGTCTGATGTATACCGTGATGTGGTGTCAAATTCTAGTGGCCATGAACACCGGAGAAGAGTTGCTACAATTGAAAAATCAGTAGCAGATACTAAGTGCAGAAACGTGTCTTCCTTGAATAGTTGTAGTACAGATTTTGTAGCTGATCATGATTTGGTAGAAGAATCACATTTGTCCAAGCACAAAGAAGCACGAAAATCATCATCTAGTTCTGCTGATCTACTATCCTCAACTACCAAGGGTGATTTGGCATCACATTCCAAGTCTTCCAAAAGTGATAATTATCACACACTGCCTGCTAAAAGTGCTATACCTAATCTGCCACTAAATGTTCGTAATGGTTTAAAAACATCAATGCAGAAGGTTGTCCAGCAGTTTAGAGGCTCAAAAGAGTCAAGATCTGATCTCGTATCTGTTGAAAATGAG GTGGCCTTTCCTTATGAATTATTTTCGGAACTTTACTGCTATGACAAGGTGAAACTATTCCCCTTTGGCCTCACAAACTGCGGTAACAG CTGTTATGCTAATGCAGTGCTCCAATGCCTGGCATATACTCGACctataacttcttatctttttcaaggCTTCCATACAAAAAAAT GTCAGAAGAAGGGATGGTGTTTTATCTGCGAGTTTGAGTATTTGATTCAGAAGGCAAAGGAAGGGAACTCTCCACTTTCTCCAATAGGGATATTATCTAAAATACACAAGATTGGTAGCCATTTTGGACATGGAAGGGAGGAAGATGCCCATGAATTTTTGAG GTGTGCAGTTGATACAATGCAAGCAATTTGCCTTAAGGAAGCTGGCATTTCAAGTCCTTTGGCAGAAGAAACAACTCTTATTGGGTATACTTTTGGAGGTTATCTACGATCTAAG ATAAAGTGCTTAAGGTGCCTGGGGAAATCTGAGAGGTATGAGAGAATGATGGATCTGACTGTTGAGATCGATGGAGATATTGGAACTTTGGAGGATGCTCTACGACAATTTACAGCACCTGAAATTTTGGATAAAGACAATAAGTATAATTGCAGCAG ATGTAAATCCTATGAGAAAGCCAAGAAGAAGTTGACAGTATTGGAGGCACCAAATATTCTTACAATTGTATTAAAACGATTTCAG TCTGGAAACTTTGAGAAGTTAAATAAGTCAGTTCAGTTCCCTGAAGTCTTGAATATGACACCATATATGAGTGGAACGAAAGATAAATCTCCATTGTACAGCCTTTATGCAGTGGTTGTCCATTTGGATACCATGAATACTGCTTTTTCGGGCCACTATATTTGCTATGTGAAGAATATTCAAGGAGAATGGTTCAGGACTAATGACAGTAAG GTAGAACCTGTTGAACTGTCAAGAGTCCTAGCAGAAAGGGCATACATGCTTCTTTATGCAAG gCACTCTCCAAAACCTCGAGGTTTGGTTAGTAGCACTACAATCTCTCCAAAGTTCAAGAGGAGGAACTTGGAAGCCATTCCTTCTACTTCTAAGACGAGATCAAGTACCACGGCTCCAAGTGCCGACTCGAGCTCCCTACAACAAAAGCATGGCAAGCACCCTTCTTGGAGCGTTCTTGATGATTCCTTAAGCAATGACTTTGCATATCCAGAAGAATGGAGATTCCACTATGGGATGGATTCCTCAAGTGAAAGTTCTTCTCTCTTCAGCTCTTCTGATGCAAGTTCTTGTAGTACTTCAAGTATTAAGGACTCAGCCAGTTCTGCTGACTTCTCAGATTACATATTTGGTGAGGTGGGATCCAATTGGTATAACAACCAGGGACTTTCATCTAACTCCTATGATAACTTATCTACAGAATTCTTAGTAGATAGTGATGCTAATAGGAGGCACCGGCAAGACTCAGAGTTAGAGAATAAAGCAGTTTTGTATGCTAACAAAAACAGAAATCATAGTGGCAGTAGGGTTTTTGACCTTAAAAGATTTGTCACTATTAACCATCGAGACAAAAGTTCTAGTACACATGTGAAAAGAACTAGTAGAGATGCATCAGCTCAAACGTTTTATCGAGTTTGA
- the LOC112799940 gene encoding uncharacterized protein isoform X2, with the protein MTMDICQCVTNTAQRQRSRCFDSLLSHSEKKMSVPRTSCTKLTLITVGAVILQFFGLSVFLFAFFPVKPTLSGHSGLESLRPPSCNAGGASNRSEASLPPDQLRSLYQEVSEILPPYDRLILMVIDALPAEFVLGKNGKPPRKAFMEAMPYTQSLLANGMAVGYHAVAVAPTVTMPRLKAIVSGAIGGFLDVAFNFNTQAYLDDNLLAQFFKIGWKMVMHGDDTWLKLFPSFFARHDGVGSFFVKDTVQVDQNVSRHLGEELSRDDWNILILHYLGLDHVGHIGGRNSVLMVPKLSEMDEVVKMIHTKTSQTLGKEQGQTLLVVVSDHGMTETGNHGGSTYEETDSLALFIGLKYHASYHAFSNHDTVSQVDIAPTLALLFGVPIPKNNIGILISQMMDSLTDEQKLRALQLNSWQLFRLLQAQLPGLSCRNFPCDGFVSDGGPSVGECKGSDEKLFCCLYLNAATLHDGWKAKVANRSSHGEGYSGITAAYNEFLSRAHEWLSRKATDKPVSLLVLGLSALITSSLILLRHVFIIHKEVPAGGIQDAGNNMKQWNLDEVFILFSIIIVAMSMESSSMVEEEHYIWHFLTATVILLFLRKSIASSKLNKPHDHLNSVKGRNISGCYQMSSLLLILFCGRILRGWHQGGVNWTYLPDISKWLEQAGNHYITMIRLASCVMIIILAALVLYFMQSKMKVVMVTGLSLLVSGFLILQHFLKHPELSAIDNKDTTLSIQIFDAIHGTISVIVALILPWTIPIKTPEMSSRWNSYVRDAAPVETQSMATNLVLKDCLYVVGCMYVTSWCLLQLLLQHPMNAMPVFLLYVQVVASMQTFSSWLHHNQWVEITLLYSMGMAGHFALGNSNTLATIDVAGAFIGISSHSTFLSGVQMFMITYASPMLFLLSMVMYISIKMSINLPVTKEGNSGEILKNLLVPLCLCCNGLCVYWGLHCSCNSESYICGAFSSEKELPHN; encoded by the exons ATGACAATGGATATATGTCAGTGTGTCACAAATACAGCACAG AGGCAGAGAAGCAGATGCTTTGATTCATTGCTTTCGCACTCGGAAAAGAAAATGTCGGTGCCTCGAACATCGTGCACTAAGCTCACACTCATAACGGTAGGAGCAGTCATCTTGCAGTTCTTTGGCCTCTCCGTTTTCCTCTTCGCCTTCTTCCCCGTCAAACCCACCCTCTCCGGCCACAG TGGTTTGGAGAGTCTCCGACCTCCATCCTGCAACGCTGGTGGCGCTTCAAATCGGAGCGAGGCTTCTCTGCCTCCTGATCAGCTCAGGTCGTTGTATCAG GAAGTATCTGAGATCCTTCCTCCATATGATCGACTCATCTTAATG GTAATTGATGCTCTTCCGGCAGAATTTGTGCTTGGCAAGAATGGGAAGCCTCCAAGAAAGGCTTTTATGGAAGCCATGCCATATACCCAGTCATTGTTGGCAAATGGTATGGCCGTTGGATATCATGCAGTAGCTGTGGCTCCAACCGTTACCATGCCTCGTTTGAAG GCAATTGTTTCTGGAGCAATTGGTGGTTTCCTGGATGTGGCATTCAACTTTAATACCCAGGCTTATTTAGATGACAATCTTCTTG CACAGTTCTTTaagattgggtggaaaatggtcATGCACGGTGATGATACATGGCTAAAGTTGTTTCCTAGTTTTTTCGCAAGACATGATGGAGTTGGCAGTTTTTTT GTTAAAGATACTGTGCAAGTAGACCAAAATGTGTCTCGACATCTTGGTGAAGAGCTTAGCAGAGATGATTGGAACATTCTG ATTCTTCATTATCTAGGCTTGGATCATGTTGGACATATCGGTGGCCGCAACAG TGTGTTAATGGTTCCAAAACTTTCTGAAATGGATGAAGTGGTGAAGATGATTCATACGAAGACCTCTCAAACCCTAGGAAAAGAGCAGGGACAGACACTTCTG GTTGTTGTCAGTGACCATGGAATGACTGAGACTGGTAATCATGGTGGTTCCACATATGAGGAGACAGACTCACTAGCTCTATTTATCGGCCTGAAATACCATGCCTCTTACCATGCATTCTCCAATCATGACACAGTATCTCAG GTTGATATTGCACCTACACTTGCTTTACTTTTTGGTGTGCCAATACCTAAAAATAATATTGGCATTTTGATCTCCCAAATGATGGACTCTCTGACAG ATGAACAAAAGTTGAGGGCACTGCAGTTGAACTCATGGCAGCTATTCAGATTACTTCAAGCACAGTTGCCTGGTTTGTCTTGCAGAAATTTTCCATGTGATGGCTTTGTTTCCGATGGTGGACCCTCAGTTGGTGAATGCAAAGGTAGTGACGAGAAATTGTTTTGTTGCTTGTATTTAAACGCCGCCACTCTTCATGATGGTTGGAAGGCTAAAGTAGCCAACAG GTCTAGTCATGGAGAAGGCTACAGTGGCATTACTGCAGCATATAATGAGTTTTTGAGCAGAGCTCATGAGTGGCTATCACGCAAAGCAACTGAT AAACCAGTGAGTTTACTTGTTCTTGGACTTTCTGCTTTGATCACATCATCCTTAATACTGCTGAGACATGTATTCATCATCCACAAAGAAGTTCCTGCTGGGGGAATACAAGATGCTGGCAATAATATGAAGCAATGGAATTTGGATGAGGTTTTCATCTTGTTTAGCATCATCATCGTTGCAATGAGTATGGAATCGAGTTCCATGGTTGAGGAAGAGCATTATATTTGGCATTTTCTAACTGCTACCGTTATTTTGTTATTTCTTCGGAAATCAATAGCATCATCGAAACTTAATAAACCACATGATCATCTCAATTCAGTAAAGGGACGAAATATATCAGGATGCTACCAAATGAGTTCATTATTGCTTATTCTTTTTTGTGGAAGAATTTTGAGGGGCTGGCATCAAGGTGGTGTGAATTGGACTTACCTTCCTGACATTTCAAAGTGGCTTGAACAGGCTGGCAATCATTATATAACAATGATTCGTCTAGCATCATGTGTTATGATAATCATTTTAGCCGCACTTGTATTGTACTTCATGCAGTCCAAAATGAAAGTTGTAATGGTGACTGGTTTGAGCTTGTTGGTGTCGGGGTTTTTGATATTGCAACATTTCTTGAAACATCCAGAGCTCTCTGCAATAGACAACAAGGACACTACCTTATCGATACAAATATTTGATGCCATTCATGGAACCATATCTGTTATAGTTGCATTGATTTTGCCATGGACTATTCCCATTAAGACTCCTGAAATGTCCTCGAGATGGAACTCCTATGTACGTGATGCTGCTCCTGTTGAGACTCAGAGCATGGCAACAAATTTAGTGTTAAAAGATTGCTTGTACGTGGTGGGGTGCATGTACGTAACTTCCTGGTGTCTTCTGCAGTTGTTACTCCAACATCCCATGAATGCAATGCCGGTTTTCTTACTCTATGTTCAAGTTGTGGCCAGCATGCAAACTTTTTCTTCATGGCTACATCATAATCAGTGGGTTGAG ATTACATTGCTGTACAGCATGGGAATGGCAGGACATTTTGCTCTTGGGAACAGCAACACGCTAGCTACCATTGATGTTGCCGGAGCTTTTATT GGAATTTCAAGTCACTCAACCTTCCTTTCAGGTGTTCAAATGTTCATGATTACTTATGCATCCCCAATGCTGTTCCTTCTTAGTATGGTTATGTACATCTCCATCAAGATGTCAATAAATCTTCCAGTTACCAAGGAGGGAAATTCCGGAGAAATTCTCAAGAATCTTCTT GTACCTTTATGTTTGTGCTGCAACGGCCTGTGTGTATATTGGGGTCTTCATTGTAGCTGCAACAGTGAGTCATACATATGTGGTGCTTTTTCATCTGAGAAAGAGCTTCCGCATAACTAG